GTTCGCAGTCGTTCAACGCCGTGAATGCCCTGCGCCTGCTGGGCCGCTGGATGCGGATGTTCACGATTCCGAATCAATCGTCGGTCGCAAAGGCGTTTCAGGAGTTCGACGACGACGGCCGCATGAAGCCCTCGTCGTACTACGACCGCGTCGTCGACGTCATGGAGGAGCTCGTGAAGTTCACGCTCCTCTTGCGTGACCGCTCGACCTACCTCACGGACCGTTACAGCGAGCGAAAGGAAGAAGCTGCGAAGAGCGAGGCTCGCGCGCTCGCCGCGGCGGCGATGAGCCACGAGTCGAAGGGCGAAGCTGGGCAGCGGCAATCGGGGGGATCATGAAAAGAAGCTTCGCAATCGGATCGGGGATGCTGGCCGTCTCGACGGCGTGCGCGCCGCCGCCGCAAGAAGGCCGCCTCTATCGCCATGATGTAGCGGCGGTCTCTCGGTTCACGATCGAGAATACTTCGGCGGCTTCGGCGAACGCGTCCGCAGAGCTTGCGGATGGCACGCGCTGCGAGGGCCGCGTCTCGCGAACGGACAGAGCCGACAACGCGCGCTCGGTGGATTCGGACAGCGATGCGACGACGGATGCAGGTGTCGCTGTTCTCGTCTGTCGATCCAATGCGGTTCTGCGGTGCAGGCTCGTGCACCGGATCGCCGAGACGTACGCCTTCGGCGAGTGTGCCGACCAGTATGGCGTTCGCTACACCGTCGTCTTCTGAGCCGCGAAGCCGTCGCGTGCCCAGGCCCAGGCCATCGCGCCCGCCACCGCGGTCAGAACGGCGAGCCCGAGGAACGGGATCGCGTACGAGGCCGCCATCGTCTTCAGCAGGCCAACCGCGAGGGGCGCCGCCGCGCGGGCCGCGTTCGCTACCGTCGCGACGCGCCCGCTGACCGCGCCGTAGCGCTCCGTTCCGAAGACGTCCGCGATCACGACCGCACGTTCGAGCGTCATCAGGCCGTTCGCGGCTCCGAACACGAGCGCGGAGGCGATCGCGACCGGATGGGCCGTCGCGAGCACCCCGACGAGGCTCAGGGCCTGAACGCCGAGGAGCACCGGAAGCCTCGCGCGCGCGCCGAGGAGGCGCTGGAACGTTTGGTAAAGGAGGCGAGCCGGGACCTGCGCGGCCCCGAGCAACCCTGTGACCGCTGCTGCCGCCGTCAGCTCGAATCCATTCTCGCGGAGATGGGTGACGAGATGCACCGTCACGCCGGCCGAGGCGAACGCTTGCAGGCTGAAGACGGCGGCGAGCACGGGAAAGCCGTCCGACGCGTGCGTGGACGCCCTGGCGGCGGGGGTGGGCTCCCGCCCTGGCTTCGCGGCTGCATGATGGCGCGGCAGCGCCGCGTTCAGCGGGACGACCGTCACCAGCGCGACCAACGCGAGGAGCAGCACGCTCCGCTCGTGACCGAAGCGCTCGTACAGCGCAGCCGTCAGCGGAACGAAGATCGTGCTGGCGAAGCCAGCGACCAGCGTCACGCTGAGCAGCGCACGGGACCGCTCATTCGGGTCCGAAAACCACTTCGCGATCGCCGCGAACGCAGGCTCGTAGAGCACGGCGGCTTGGCTCACCCCGATCAGCGCCCACGCGACATAGAAGGCGGCAAGAGTGTCGACCGAAGCGAGCGACGCGAAGGCTCCCACTCCGAGAAGGGCGCCGAGGGTCATCACCGGACGCGGCCCCCACCGATCGATGCTCGCGCCAGCAACCCACGCAGTCGCGGCCGAAGCGAGAATCGCGCCGGAGAACGCACCGGCGATCGACGCCTCGGAGGCCTGCAGGTGCGATGCGAACGGTCGAAGAAGGACTCCGAAGGAGTAATAGAGGATCCCCCACGCGACGGTCTCCGAGATGGATAGCATCGCGACGGCCCGCCACGGCCTCACCGCGCTTCCGATCGGTGAGGCCGTCATCGACATCGATTAGCGGCAGCCGCAGGAGGACGGCTTCGCCGTCGCGCTCGCCGTCCCGCAGCACTCTGGCTTGGCGGACGGCTCGCAGCACGTCTCCTTTTCGCTCGGCGAACAGCAACTCGCCTTCGGGGCGCTCGTGTTCTGGGTCGTCGACCCCATTGTCTTCGTCACTTCGTCGTTCGTCTTCATTCGTCAGCTCCAGGTTTGGACCCCTCTCGAGGCTCTCACTCCTGAAGACGTGGACCGGTGACGAAGGACGCAGAATCGATCAGCACGACCTGCAAGATCCTCTGCTCCGCGGACGGCACGAGACGAAGTTGCCGTGTGCGTCGACCTCGAAGTCGCAGCACGCGCGCACGATGCCTTCGAGCAGGTGCTTCGCGCGCTGCACGCGCGACTTGGCGCCGGAGAGGGACAGCCCGACGCGTTGCGCCAGCTCCCGCTGCGTAAGCCCGTCGATCTCGGTGAGCTCGAGCGCGACGCGGTACTCCTCCGGCAAGAGATCCATCATCGGGCGGAACCAGGCCGCCATCTCCTCGTTGAAGTTGGCCTCGGGCTCCGGCGCGACGGGCTCGTCCACTTCATCGAGAGAAGTATGCGTGCGCGTCTTGCGCTTCCGCAGATGGTCGATCACGACGTTGCGGGCGATGCGAAACAACCACGGCGCGAGGCGCTCGGCGTCGCGCAGCTCCGTCGCGCTCTCGTGCACCTTGAGGAAGACCTCCTGCACGAGGTCATCCGTCGCCGCGGGCTCGACCCGACGCGCGATGAAGCGATGCACGTCGGCACGCAGCGAGAGGTGCGCACGGTCGAGCCGATCGACGGTCGGGGCCTCCAGGTTCGAGGTCACGTCGTCGAGAGTAGCAGTCGCCATCGTCATGTCCTTCAAGACGAAGGACGACGCGAATGGACGCAACAAAGTCGCTGAAGCGCGTTTCCTAGCGGTTTCGAGACGTCTTCAACCGCAGCACGACGCCGCCGGACCTGGAGCGGGGCGCGGGCCGCAGCAGGAGGTCGTCGCCGCCACCGGCGCGGCTTCCGCGGGAGCGCAGCACGAGCTCCCAGGCTCCGCGCTTGCGGTCGAGCACACGCCCGTCTCGGGGAGGTCGAGCTCGACGCGCGTCGCCGCTTCGCGGTCTCCGGCCAGCATCGCGACGACGGAGCGGGCTTGCTCGTACCCGGTGGCGAGCAGGAACGTCGGCGCCCGACCATAGCTCTTGCTGCCGATGATGTAGAAGCTCGGCTCGGGGTGGGCGAGCTCGACGGCGCCGTGCGGACGCACGGTCCCGCAGCTGTGCTCGTTCGGGTCGATGAGTGGCCCGATTTGCTTTGCAGACTCCAGCCACGGATCGAGCTCGAGGCGCAGCTCCCGGTTGATGCCGAGGTCGGGCCGCTGACCGGTTGCCGCGATGATGGTGTCGATGTTCATGATCCGGTGTGCTTCACCATCGCGAAAGCCGCTCGCGTCGATCGCGTCGCCCGAGACGGACCGTGTCAGTTGAAGGATCGAGAAGCCGCGCACGAGCTCGAGCCGACCCGACTCCACGAGTCCGCGCAGGCGCGCTCCCAGCTCACCGCGCGCGGGCAACCCATCAGCCTCGCCGCCGCCGAAGACTCGCGTCAGGTCCTGGCTGCGAGTCGACCACACGACGCGCGTCGTGGCGTTCTCCGCGGCGATGTCGACGAGCGCGAGGATGGCATTGGCCGCGGAGTGCCCGGCGCCGACGACGAGGGTGGTCTTCCCTTCGTAGCGCTCGCGGTCGCGACCGGCGACGTCCGGGATGCCATAGCGGATCCGCTCGGCGAGCTGCTCCTCACCGATGGCGCGGAGACCGGCGGCGCCGATTGGGTTCGGCGTTGCCCACGTTCCTGACGCATCGATCACAGCCCGCGCGAGCAGATCGCGCTCATCTCCGCGCGCGTCACGGACGCGGACGACGAACGGGATCGTGTCTCGGTCTCGGGTCCTCATCTTGTCGGTACCGAGCCGCGTGATCGAGATCACGCGGTGCCCGAAGCGGATCTGGTCGGCTTTCTCGAGTATCCGGGCGAGTGGCCGGAGATACTGCTCGACGAGCTCTCCGCCCGTCGGAAGCCCCTCGGGGGCCGGCGCAGTCCAGCCTTCGCCTTCGAGCAGCTTCGCCGCGACCTTGTCGACGTTGTAACGCCAGGGGGAGAACAACCGCACGTGCCCCCAATCGCGAACGTTCGCGGCGACATCATCTCCCGCCTCGAGGACGAGCGCCGGCATGCTGCGGGAGAGGAGATGCGCGGCTGCGGCGAGGCCGACAGGCCCCCCACCGATCACGACCGTCGGAAGATTGGCGTTCACCATCGTCTGCATCAGATCCTCCTGCATCAGCGAATGTCTTCGAGGACCAAGACGTGCCCGGTCCGAAAAGGACGCAATATTCGCCATCGCCTGAGGCGCGGGGCCGCCTTCGGCTAGAAGAGAGTTTCGTAGCCGCGGCTGATTAGTTCGTCTATTCTAGAACAATCGACGAATGCGATGTGGCGCAGCACGGGGTGCGTGGTGCGCGGCTGTCGTCGCCTGCGCCGTTTCCTGCACGGGCTTTCCGAAGCAGCCCGACCCGGGGCCCACCTGGTCGCGCGACAAGCTCGACGCCATCGATCGAGTGACCGCGGCGCATTGTGAGCTGCGCCGCACGTGTCGCCACGATTCCAGCGAGCTTCAAGCTTGCGTCGATCAGCACCGGCTCACGACGGCGAAGGACCTTCAACTGTCCCGGTGCTCCGGGCCTGTCAGCTCCAGGATGCTCGAATATTGTGTTCGCGGGGTGCAGAGCGAGCCATGCGCGAAGGAATTGGAGAACGTCAGCCGCATCGAGCCGTGCACCGTCGGTTCATTGTGCGTTCTCGGCCGCCCGTAGTCGCTCGACTCGCGAGACCTAGCCTTTGAATACTTCTCCTCTGACCGTGGGCCGTTGCGCGCACGTAGCGCGCCTGACGTCGCTCACTTCGGCGTAAGCGGTCCACGCCGACGGTTGATCTGGCATTTGCTTCGGACCCATCCGGCCGCAACGTCTTTCCGACATCGATGCGGTCGAGTCCATGCCGGGAAGGTCATTGAGCTTCCAGTCGAAGACCGTCTTGTAGAAACTCTTCGCCACCTCCCACATCATCCGTCGAGCTCGATGTGAACGAACGGGCAAGAAGTCACGCGGTCGCTACGCATCGGCCGCGCGATTGAGTCGAACGTCAGCAACGCTTCGGTCATGGTCGACGCAGGCTTCGTCGAACGGATTCTTTTCGATGCGCTCGGCAGTGGCGGCGGCGCCGCCCGCATCGGGACGCCTCGCGGAGCGCGGACGTACGGCTGGCTTACTCGGCGCTCGCGGACGACGCGCTGCGAGCTCGCACGCCACCGACGAATTGCGCGCGAGGCGGTGACGTGTTCATGGATCGACGAGGCGTTCGGTTGACGCTCGCGGGACGAGACGTGAAGCGCGGCGCTTGACAGCTTTTCTCGATAATACGCAGGAGGTCATGCCGTCGTGCCTCGTCTCGCGAGCCGATAGGCGCGGACGACCGCAGTGACGCACGTCTCGGCGACCCGAAGGAGTTCCTCGTCTTGACCATCGAGCAGCGCAACGATCCGGCGCAACGACGCCGAGCTCTTCTTCGACGGCGCAGTCTTCATGTCAGGATCGAAGAAAGCGAGCGGCGATACTCCGAGCGCTTCGGCAACGGACTCGATCGTGTCGAGTGTCGGAGTGCGCGACCCGCCTTCGATTCTGCTGATCGCATCGACCGAAATGCCAGCTCGCTCGCACAATTCCTCTTGCGTGAAGCCGCGTTCGCCCCGCAGCTCGCGCACCCGGCGCCGTATGACATCTCGGAGCTTGTTTGGCGCGCGAGGCATACCGTCGATTTGGCGTGAGGCACAAATTTGCTGAAGCGACAGAAGCACATGTCGTAGACTTGGTGCGAAGCACAAGACGCGGGAGCGCGTCTCGCGAGTCGAGGGAGGGATATGTCGGCAGTAGAAGACGAGCTCCTCGTTCGCGCCCGGTTAAGAGTCGGCCAGCTGCTCGCCAACAAGTACCGCATCGAACGCGTGCTCGGCGTCGGCGGCATGGCGGCGGTCTCGCCGCGACGCACCGCAATGGCCGCCGCGTCGCCGTCAAGTTGCTCCACCCGGAGCTGTCGATGCGCTCCGATATCCGGCAGCGATTCATCCGTGAGAGTCACGCTGCGAACGCTGTTGATCACCCAGGCGTCGTCGCGGTCATCGACGACGACGTCGCGGAAGATGGCGCCGCGTTCCTCGTCATGGAGCTTCTCGCGGGGCAGTCTGTCGAAGAGCTCTGGGAGCGCCGCGGTCAGCGCCTCGATGTACGGACTGCGCTCGCAATCGGGCGTGAGCTCTGCGAAGTCTTGGAGGTCGCGCATCGCGCCGGCGTCGTCCACCGGGACGTGAAGCCCGCGAACATTTTTGTCACCGACGAAGGCCGCTTGAAGGTGCTCGACTTCGGGATCGCGCGTGCGCGCGACATCGCCAGCACCCAGCTGACCGACACAGGAATGGTGCTCGGCACGCCGGCCTTCATGGCTCCCGAGCAGGCGGCAGGGCAAACGAGTCAGGTCGACAAGCGGACGGACGTTTGGGCCATCGGCGCAACTTTGTTCGCTTTGATCTCCGGTCGCGTCGTCCACGAAGGTGAAACGCCGCAACACGTCGCCATCCTCGCGGCCACGCGACCGGCTCGCTCCCTCGCTGCGGTGGCGCCAGACGCACCCGCCGCGGTCGTTTCGCTCGTCGACCGTGCGCTCGTGCTCGACAAGGAAGCTCGCTGGTCTAGCGCCGACGATCTCCGGACGGCTATCGAGGAGGCGAGCATGATGCTTTTCGGCGACCGCGTCCTTCCTATCTTGCGGAGTGAAGCATCCACGGCTCGCGCGCCCGACGTCGGCGTCACCGACGACACGATTCCGCAGACGAAGCCGCTCGGCACGACGACGGCGCGCCCGGTGTCGAGCTCCGCGCCAACAAGACGGCGGACCGCGAGACCGATCCGTCTGCGCCCAGCTATCGCGACGCTGGCGTCCGCTTTCGCGCGCCTGCAACTCGTCATTGGACGAACGACCGGCGGCGCTCCGGTGTCGAGCATGGCGCCGACCGCGCCGCACCCCGCAACCCCCGCGGTCACTGCGCGAGCCTCGTCAAGTGGCCGGTGGCTACTTGGCGTCGCTGCAGTCGCGCTGGGCGCGTTCTTGATCGTCGTGCTTCCACGGCTGTACGCGCGCTCGAGTGAACGAGCGGCACATCACGAAAACGTTGAGGCCTTGTCGACAGTAGCCGATGGGGCTCGTGTCGCCTCAGCCGCGAGTGCGTCGGCGATCGAGCTCGATACCGCGCCACCGCCCCCGCCGTCTTCTCTGGTGCGGCCGAACGGTTCGTCTTCCGCAAAGGTCGTGCGGCCGACACACGTAAGCACACCGCTCAAGCCCCGTGCGCAACAAGCTGCCGTCGACGCCGGGCATCCGAATTGTTCGTCGCCGAGCTACGTCGACTCCTCGGGCAAGACGATCTGGAAGAAGGAGTGTCTGTGAGACCGCAGGTTCTTCGCGTCCTCTGCTTCGCAGCCAGCGCAATGACGTCATCGTTCGCGCTCGCTGACCCAACGAAAGACGAGTGCATCGCCGCAAACGAGGGCGGCCAGGATCTTCAACGCGATGGTCACCTTCGGGCTGCCGTCGAGCGCTTCGCGTCATGCGCCGTTCCAGCATGTCCTGGCCCGCTGCGCGCCGATTGCGTACGACGGCGGGACGAGGCGCAGCGGGTCACGCCGGAGGTCGAGCTCATGGTCTTCGACCCGGAGGGTCGCTCCGTCCCGAGCCTCGAGGTGCGAATCGACGGATCGCTCGTTGATCCGCTTCCAAAGCTGCCAGTGGATCCTGGCGCGCATGTCGTCGAGCTCCGCGCGCATGGCTACGTGACCGTCACTCGCCGACTCGAACTCCACGCGGGCGATCGCATACATGAAGACCTCGTCATGAGACGGCAGACGCCAACGGGTTCGACGGCTCGCGGCTCCGCGCACGACGACGGTGACACGGCGACAGAGAACGCCGGCGGCTCGAAGCGAACACTTGCGTACGTCCTCGGCGGTGCCGGCGTGCTCGCGATCGGCGTGGGCGCTGTGAGCGGTGTCATTGCGCTGAACGCCAAGAGCGATCGCGACGACGCCTGTCGCGGCGACTACCCGGCGTGTACCGACCCCTCTCGAGGTGACTACCTCAAAGACCGCGATGGCCGGATCGCGACGGCCGGAAACATCGCGACGGTCGCGTTCGTTGGAGGAGCCCTTCTGGTCGTCGCAAGCACGTGGTTGTTCCTCACGAGTCGTCCCCGTCCGGCACGGGCCGCGCTTCAGCCGTGGCAAGGAGCTCTGACGACGGGCACGCTCCTGTGGTGACGCGAGATGTGCGATCGAAGCGGCTAGCGCGCGCGGTAAACGTGCCTGCGGGCTTCGTCTGCCTGCTGATCGGCACGGCCAGCGTGTGCACCGCCTCGTGCGCGCAGCTGCTCGGTGCCGGTGAGGCCCCATCGTTCCCCGATGGCGGCGCCGATGCGGAAGAGCGCGACGGCGCCGAGCCGAAGGTGCCGGTGCCTGAGGGTGTCGACGGAGGAGACGATGGCGGAGGCGTGTTCGAAGGAGGCGCCCCTCTCGAGTTGGACGGCGGGACGACGACGCCAGCAGGGACACCGGGCGTGTGGTGCACGCCATTCGTGAACGACGGCGGCTACGCGCTCTGTCGTGACTTCGACAATGACACGGATGCGCCGTCAGGCCTGACGGCGTACGCGACCGGTGGAACGGTGACCGTCATCGCGGGTGCTGGCGGCAAAGTCATGTCAGCGCGGACGAGCAGCGGGGGAAGCGCTTACGTCGGCTACACAGCGCCCTCCGCTGCACGCGCAGTCTTCACGTTCGCCATGAGCGAGGTCAATCCGCAGTCGTGCAGCGAGACCGGGGGCGTCGCGCAGGTGTCGTCGGGCTCCGCGAGTCTCGGACTTGCGTACACCGCGGGCTCGTACGTGGCGTACTACTGTGCGGGCGGCGCGTATCGCTGCGGGAGCAGCGGCGCGTTCGGCACGCCGGACGGGAGCTGGTCGAACCTCAAGCTGGAGCTTTCGTCTCGGACCGCGAGAGTCTCGTTGCTCAATGCGTCGGGTGTCGAGGTTGATAGCCGCGGGTGGTCGACCCCGGCCGCAGTGGGCCAGAGTTTCACGGCGGTCGCGGGGCTCGCCAATGCGAAGGGCGATTGCAATTGGCTCTTCGACAACCTCCTGCTGGAGACGCGCTGACGTCGCGGCAAGACCGAGCCTTGACCTTGTAGTCCCGCTCCGACCTTGACAGGCGAGACCGCCGTCCGCATGAAAATGGTGCCGTGACATCCGTTCAGAAGCCGTCCTGGCGGCACCATCATGCGCCGCAGTTCTATCTGTCCAAATGGACGGACTCGAAAGGCGAGCTCTGTCTCACGCGCCGTGTTCCGACGGGGAAGCTGATCGAGAGCCAAGCGCGTCCCAAATCGACGGGCTACGAGGAGCACCTCTACAGTACGCCTCCCACGACTCCGTGGGAGCGGTGGGCGCCCGGTATCGTCGAGACCTCGTTCCTGTCGCCGCTCGATAATGCGGCGGCGCTCGTCCACGAGAAACTGCTTGGCGCGCCGGGCGGTGTCGTCGATCTGGACGGCGCAGACCGATTGGCGTGGGCGCGCTTTCTTCGCTCATTGATGGAGCGCCACCCGCGAGTGCTCGCGCAGCGGGACGCTCGGGCAAACCAGATCGCTGCCGAGAGGATGGAGACGTACCGCGCTCAATTCAACAGTCGTCGGGCGCGGCGCGCGCTCGACAACTTCAACTTCGGTGCCGCGGCGAAGATGATCGTGCGAAACCATATGGTTCAGCAGATCGATGACTCGGTCTGGCTCGATGCGCTGCTGAATCAGGAATGGCTCGTCCTCGATGCGGTCGACGCGGACTACATCACCTCGGATCGCCCGTTGCTCGAGAATCCTTGGGCGCCGACGAGCGAAGACAAGACCATTTACGCGATGACCCTGCCGCTCAGCGCGCGACGTCTGTTCGTGACCTATCCCCGGAGCTGGGCCGCCGATCCTGATTGGCAGCAGGTCTTGGCCGTCCTCACGTCAGAGGTCCACAACATGGTCGTCGTCGACTCCGACCCGCAATATCTCTATTCCGCAAAGCCGATCGAGAACGGGAAGTACGCCCAGCTCCGAACGATGGTCGAGCGCGTGTTCGGTTGCCATGGCGCTGATCCTTCCATCTAACTACTCCTTGTTCGACGCACGGACGGGGCTGCGAACGTACGCGGACGCGACGCGTACCGAAGGCGGGCGCCTCGCGAAGTACGTGATGGCGCAGTTCCGCTCCGATTCCGAGCTCGCTTGGATCGCCGAGCTTCGTCGAACGCTGGCCACCGACGAGTTGAAATGGCAGCAGCTGAAAGACAATCGCCCGAAGCTTCGTGCGGCAGACGGCGGCCAACTGTGGGCGCGAATCGAGAAAGGGATATCGCAGGCGACGCTCATCGTGATGGACCCGTCGCCGACGGACCGGTCCGTCCGCCGGCTGCTCGCCGAGGGTGGGCCGAAGGAGACGGATCCGGAGTTTCGATACGAGCTCGCTCGTCAGAGTGCGGCTGCCATCGTCCTCGCGACGCCAATCGCGCACTTGCCTTACGAGCTCGATCGCGCGATTCCGTGGTCGAAGTACACGCCGCTCGCCACCCTCGACCAATTCACTCCAGAACGCATCGTCGTTACGTTGGCGGGCGGCTCGCTCAAGTCCGTCGTGAGCAAGGCCACCGTCTTCGCGGCTCGCGCTCACGCGATTTTCGATGTCGCGCTGCAGGAGAGCGATGCCGCTTCGACCCGCGACGTTTTTCGCTCTCCGCTCGCGAAGGTGTTGCTCACCGAGCTACTTTCGATCGAACGCGTCTTCGACGAAGAAGAGCCGAGTACGCTTGCTGTCCTTAATGCGGCCGCTGACGAAATCGCGGCGAATCTCCAAGCCACAATCCCCTCCTTTACGGTCTCGGATCAGCCGCTCGTGAAGGAGGTCAGCTCACGTGCGGTCGATGAGCTTCAAGCCGCGGATCTCGCGGCTGGGTGGGCGCGTGAGCTCCTCGATCTCGATCCATCGTTTCGTCGCCTCGCGGACAAATTCGAACGGGTCGTCCTCAACGGCACCCTCATCAAGGGAAGCGCGGCCATTTGACGCCAACGAAGCCGCGCGTGACACCATGTCGAAGAAACATCTTGATGGCCGCCAGAATCCGCTTGCCGCCGATGCGCCCGACGACGACGTCGAACGCTGGCTGAATCGCGTACACGAGCATTTCGGTTCGGGATGGCTGGACGCGACCGGCACCAACACCGTGCAGATGCTGTGGAAACGTCGAGACATGCTCGCGACGAGTGAATTGGTCTCGCTCGGGCACGCGCTCGAGCGTCTCAGCGGTCATCCCGCGTGGCTCCGCGGTCAGGTTCGCATCGCCAAGGGAAAGGACACCAATAACGCCGGCGGTGCCATCTTCGAGATTCTCGCGCTCGGCAATTTCGATGTCACCGACGCCGCGGTCGTGCCGGCGAAAGCGTCGCAACCGGGTTTCGACGGCACACTCGTTTTCAAATCTGGCGGGCGCCTCATTCTCTCGCTCAAGCGGTACGGAACGAGCAACCACCAAGCCGAGTTCAATCGAAGAGCCGAATCGCTTCGACGTGACGTTGCAGGGGGCCTCAAGCAGCGCGGCGCCGACGGGTTTGCTCTCATCGCGGTCGCGGAGTCCTATCCTGGCCCCGCTGAATGGGCCGACCTGCGGAAGGCCCTGGATCCGAACAAGGTATCCACCGGTGACGAGCTTCGGATGGACGACTGGTACGTGCGCGCAGTCCCGCTCCCGGACCGCCATGATGCTCCTCTCGCCGCCTCATGTGGCTCGCTCACCGTTCAGGTCATCGCGCCTTTTCATCAGAATGAAGCGGACAATTTGCGAAGCAAGTTGTTCGACGCGTGCGCAAATCTCGCCCGGCACGGGGTCCAAGAGGGGGCGCTGTCCACGAACATGGTTTACGTCCACGTTCCGTCGTCGGCCTCGATCGCGGATTGCGCGACGTGGGTAAGGCAGTGGTTCGAGGACTATCAGGCGAAACCCGTGTCGGCCGTCCTGCTCTACCAACCCGCCGTCGTACGCTCGCCCGACAACCGCTCGCACATTCATCATTGTTTTTTCATCGAGCGGCGCGACGAGTCGCGTCCTCTAATTTTCGGTGACCCGAACGCGATTCCGCACCTGTCGCTCCCGGTCGGAACCGGTGGCAGGGAGCCGAGCATCGAACAGCTCGCGTTCTCGGATGGCCGCGTTCTTTCATTGCGCGGGCGCTACGCGTATCAGCGCGGGGACGTGTATCGAGAAATGGTTCAAGTGGACGGGAAGAACTGGAGCGCGACCCTCGAAAGCCCGGCGCCGGGCGTCCACGAGCATGCGGTCATCCCCAAACACTTCGGCGGCTCGGGCCGAGCGATCGTTCAGCCTCGGTTTGCACCGTCCGACGACCTAGTGCTTTTGTAACTCGCTCGCTTGCAGAGTCAGAACTCGTGCCTATCGTGAGCCTCTTGATCACGTGAGCGAGGAAGACGTGTCCGTTGTTGTTGAAGCTGACTTCCAGAATGACCTCCGTATCCACTTTCTCGCCGAGCTCGCGAAGCTGGGCGTGAGCGCGCCCGCGCCCGCGGACGACCCGGTACGCGAGACGTGCTTCGCTTACTTCAGCGTGCTCCAGCGGCTCATTCCCGCCGGCGCGCGCACAGCGTGGAAGTCGCGGGAGCTCGAGCAACGCATTCTTACGGATGAGCAGCAAGCCCGACTCGCCACGATCGTCGCAGAGATCGAGGCCGGGCTCGACCTCCGACCCCGGCTTAGCCGCAGAATCATGAGGGCGAACTACAGCGACCGGCTTCTGAATGACTGGGGCATCCACCATCTTCACGTCGGGCCGCGAGAGGATGCCTACGGTCCCGAGCTGCTGTACGTGCTCATGACTGCCCGCGACGCCTATCTCATCGATTGGAAGCGGCACGGCGACGACTGCTTCGGCGACGCGGAGCTGATGAACATCCTCCATCGAAACTGGCCAGATGCGATTGAACGATTCCGCGCGCCGGGCGTCGTTCCCGGAAGTCTGGAGCCGGCCGGATACTCGCCGAGCGACCGGCAGAAGATGCGTCGCCACTTCACGCTCTGCAC
This portion of the Labilithrix sp. genome encodes:
- a CDS encoding NAD(P)-binding domain-containing protein, whose product is MQEDLMQTMVNANLPTVVIGGGPVGLAAAAHLLSRSMPALVLEAGDDVAANVRDWGHVRLFSPWRYNVDKVAAKLLEGEGWTAPAPEGLPTGGELVEQYLRPLARILEKADQIRFGHRVISITRLGTDKMRTRDRDTIPFVVRVRDARGDERDLLARAVIDASGTWATPNPIGAAGLRAIGEEQLAERIRYGIPDVAGRDRERYEGKTTLVVGAGHSAANAILALVDIAAENATTRVVWSTRSQDLTRVFGGGEADGLPARGELGARLRGLVESGRLELVRGFSILQLTRSVSGDAIDASGFRDGEAHRIMNIDTIIAATGQRPDLGINRELRLELDPWLESAKQIGPLIDPNEHSCGTVRPHGAVELAHPEPSFYIIGSKSYGRAPTFLLATGYEQARSVVAMLAGDREAATRVELDLPETGVCSTASAEPGSSCCAPAEAAPVAATTSCCGPRPAPGPAASCCG
- a CDS encoding serine/threonine protein kinase; this translates as MLHPELSMRSDIRQRFIRESHAANAVDHPGVVAVIDDDVAEDGAAFLVMELLAGQSVEELWERRGQRLDVRTALAIGRELCEVLEVAHRAGVVHRDVKPANIFVTDEGRLKVLDFGIARARDIASTQLTDTGMVLGTPAFMAPEQAAGQTSQVDKRTDVWAIGATLFALISGRVVHEGETPQHVAILAATRPARSLAAVAPDAPAAVVSLVDRALVLDKEARWSSADDLRTAIEEASMMLFGDRVLPILRSEASTARAPDVGVTDDTIPQTKPLGTTTARPVSSSAPTRRRTARPIRLRPAIATLASAFARLQLVIGRTTGGAPVSSMAPTAPHPATPAVTARASSSGRWLLGVAAVALGAFLIVVLPRLYARSSERAAHHENVEALSTVADGARVASAASASAIELDTAPPPPPSSLVRPNGSSSAKVVRPTHVSTPLKPRAQQAAVDAGHPNCSSPSYVDSSGKTIWKKECL
- a CDS encoding sigma-70 family RNA polymerase sigma factor — translated: MATATLDDVTSNLEAPTVDRLDRAHLSLRADVHRFIARRVEPAATDDLVQEVFLKVHESATELRDAERLAPWLFRIARNVVIDHLRKRKTRTHTSLDEVDEPVAPEPEANFNEEMAAWFRPMMDLLPEEYRVALELTEIDGLTQRELAQRVGLSLSGAKSRVQRAKHLLEGIVRACCDFEVDAHGNFVSCRPRSRGSCRSC
- a CDS encoding helix-turn-helix transcriptional regulator; this translates as MRELRGERGFTQEELCERAGISVDAISRIEGGSRTPTLDTIESVAEALGVSPLAFFDPDMKTAPSKKSSASLRRIVALLDGQDEELLRVAETCVTAVVRAYRLARRGTTA
- a CDS encoding DUF4238 domain-containing protein; amino-acid sequence: MTSVQKPSWRHHHAPQFYLSKWTDSKGELCLTRRVPTGKLIESQARPKSTGYEEHLYSTPPTTPWERWAPGIVETSFLSPLDNAAALVHEKLLGAPGGVVDLDGADRLAWARFLRSLMERHPRVLAQRDARANQIAAERMETYRAQFNSRRARRALDNFNFGAAAKMIVRNHMVQQIDDSVWLDALLNQEWLVLDAVDADYITSDRPLLENPWAPTSEDKTIYAMTLPLSARRLFVTYPRSWAADPDWQQVLAVLTSEVHNMVVVDSDPQYLYSAKPIENGKYAQLRTMVERVFGCHGADPSI
- a CDS encoding MFS transporter is translated as MTASPIGSAVRPWRAVAMLSISETVAWGILYYSFGVLLRPFASHLQASEASIAGAFSGAILASAATAWVAGASIDRWGPRPVMTLGALLGVGAFASLASVDTLAAFYVAWALIGVSQAAVLYEPAFAAIAKWFSDPNERSRALLSVTLVAGFASTIFVPLTAALYERFGHERSVLLLALVALVTVVPLNAALPRHHAAAKPGREPTPAARASTHASDGFPVLAAVFSLQAFASAGVTVHLVTHLRENGFELTAAAAVTGLLGAAQVPARLLYQTFQRLLGARARLPVLLGVQALSLVGVLATAHPVAIASALVFGAANGLMTLERAVVIADVFGTERYGAVSGRVATVANAARAAAPLAVGLLKTMAASYAIPFLGLAVLTAVAGAMAWAWARDGFAAQKTTV